One window of the Magnetovibrio sp. genome contains the following:
- a CDS encoding cytochrome b/b6 domain-containing protein, with protein MRISNRFQTQFLRFWHAIFSGGFIVAYVTEDVYAMHMFSGTVVLGAVAVRVLLGWMARDKSPLALSNPMDATRLWWERVSSGAKARNPLYAWFATALLGIIGLAAATGWLAELLPFTKDLHEGVAEFTLVVIVGHLGLVFFKPAKKYILEFVQTQSASFLR; from the coding sequence ATGCGCATTTCTAACCGTTTTCAAACCCAGTTTCTGAGGTTTTGGCACGCCATATTTTCCGGCGGTTTCATCGTCGCCTACGTCACCGAAGACGTGTACGCCATGCACATGTTTTCCGGCACCGTGGTGCTGGGCGCGGTTGCGGTGCGCGTGCTGCTCGGTTGGATGGCGCGCGACAAATCGCCGCTCGCCCTGAGCAATCCGATGGATGCTACCCGGCTGTGGTGGGAACGCGTTTCAAGCGGCGCCAAAGCGCGCAATCCGCTTTATGCATGGTTCGCCACCGCGCTTCTGGGCATCATCGGCCTTGCCGCCGCGACCGGTTGGCTTGCCGAACTGCTGCCTTTCACCAAGGACCTGCATGAAGGCGTGGCCGAATTCACCCTTGTGGTGATCGTCGGCCATCTGGGTTTGGTGTTCTTCAAACCTGCGAAGAAATATATTCTCGAATTTGTCCAAACGCAGTCCGCAAGCTTTTTGCGATAG
- a CDS encoding methyl-accepting chemotaxis protein codes for MSENSEKCSDNVIKLLAEGAYEQAKTTGHSEGSGPTVDKLAAVLEENDRDNLKGSIQVAVECGDAMVSIAEMTRDVHEVNNRSQAIAAAAEEMVASVRDIAHTSEAAAADANTVEASAHDGLKSAELAVETMHNIARAVKDAAAQVDSLAEASAQIGQIVESIEAIAKQTNLLALNATIEAARAGEAGKGFAVVAGEVKNLANQTAKSTDDIRTRIGHLRTEMSTIVTSMEAGAKAVQEGEEVIAATGDGMRAIGEQIAGVTSKMQDISSILAQQSEASTEVAQGVTMIADMSRRNSEEISRVADAMDKANGVIVDRVQLLGARDISYKVVYLAKSDHTTFKKNVMDTLIGRKSLGADDLADHHNCRLGKWYYAVSEPEIKNTHAYKNMEDPHARVHKYGKEALQCMHSGDMDGALAAAGSMEAASKEVLSLLDELARELGH; via the coding sequence ATGTCCGAGAACAGCGAAAAGTGCAGCGACAACGTCATCAAGCTTCTGGCCGAAGGGGCGTATGAACAAGCCAAAACCACCGGACATAGCGAAGGCAGCGGACCGACGGTCGACAAACTCGCCGCAGTTTTGGAAGAGAATGATCGCGACAACCTTAAGGGCTCGATTCAGGTGGCCGTCGAATGCGGCGACGCCATGGTTTCCATCGCGGAAATGACCCGCGACGTTCACGAAGTCAACAATCGCTCCCAGGCCATTGCTGCGGCCGCTGAAGAAATGGTCGCGTCCGTTAGAGACATCGCCCACACCAGCGAAGCCGCCGCCGCGGACGCCAACACCGTCGAAGCCAGCGCCCACGATGGCTTGAAGTCGGCCGAATTGGCGGTGGAAACCATGCACAACATCGCCCGTGCGGTGAAAGACGCCGCGGCACAGGTCGACAGCCTAGCCGAAGCCTCTGCCCAGATCGGTCAAATCGTCGAAAGCATCGAAGCCATCGCCAAACAAACCAACCTGTTGGCCTTGAACGCAACCATCGAAGCGGCGCGCGCGGGCGAAGCCGGCAAGGGCTTCGCCGTGGTCGCCGGTGAAGTGAAGAACCTCGCTAACCAGACTGCAAAATCGACCGACGACATCCGCACGCGCATCGGCCATCTGCGCACAGAAATGTCGACCATCGTGACCTCCATGGAAGCCGGTGCCAAAGCGGTGCAAGAAGGCGAGGAAGTCATCGCCGCGACTGGCGACGGCATGCGCGCCATCGGCGAACAAATCGCCGGCGTGACATCGAAGATGCAAGACATTTCCTCGATTCTGGCGCAGCAAAGCGAAGCCTCGACCGAGGTCGCCCAAGGTGTAACCATGATTGCCGACATGTCGCGGCGCAACTCCGAAGAGATCAGCCGCGTCGCCGACGCCATGGACAAGGCCAACGGCGTGATCGTCGATCGCGTACAGCTTCTCGGGGCGCGCGACATTTCTTACAAGGTCGTTTATCTGGCCAAATCCGACCACACCACGTTCAAGAAAAACGTCATGGATACGTTGATCGGACGCAAGTCGCTGGGTGCCGACGACTTGGCTGACCATCACAATTGCCGACTGGGCAAATGGTATTACGCCGTGAGCGAGCCCGAAATCAAAAACACCCACGCTTACAAGAACATGGAAGATCCGCACGCCCGCGTCCACAAGTACGGCAAAGAAGCCCTGCAGTGTATGCACAGCGGCGATATGGACGGTGCGCTGGCAGCAGCGGGCAGCATGGAAGCGGCCTCGAAAGAGGTGCTCAGCTTGCTTGACGAACTGGCGCGCGAACTCGGGCATTAA
- the recA gene encoding recombinase RecA, with the protein MTQSALRLVEKGSVDKSKALEAAMSQIERAFGKGSVMKLGQRETVEAEAISTGSIGLDIGLGIGGLPKGRVVEIYGPESSGKTTLALHVVAEAQKNGGTCAFVDAEHALDPIYAKKLGVNIDELLISQPDGGEQALEITDTLVRSGAVDVLVVDSVAALVPRAELEGEMGDTHVGLQARLMSQALRKLTGSVARSNTLVIFINQIRMKIGVMFGNPETTTGGNALKFYSSVRLEIRRIGAIKDREEVVGNQTRVKVVKNKMAPPFKMVEFDIMYGEGVSKMGELLDLGLKAGLVEKSGSWFSCNSTRIGQGRENAKQFLRDNPEMAEDLERQIRANAGLISEEMLTGGPDSMADDSAVDDAPIED; encoded by the coding sequence ATGACGCAATCAGCATTACGCTTAGTGGAGAAAGGCTCCGTGGACAAAAGCAAGGCTCTTGAAGCCGCCATGTCGCAGATCGAACGCGCGTTCGGCAAAGGCTCGGTGATGAAACTCGGCCAGCGCGAAACGGTCGAGGCGGAAGCCATTTCGACCGGCTCGATCGGGCTCGACATCGGCCTGGGTATCGGCGGTCTGCCGAAAGGTCGCGTGGTCGAGATTTATGGCCCGGAAAGCTCCGGCAAAACGACCTTGGCGCTGCACGTGGTGGCCGAGGCGCAGAAAAACGGCGGCACCTGCGCGTTCGTCGACGCGGAACATGCGCTCGATCCGATTTACGCCAAAAAACTGGGCGTCAACATCGATGAATTGTTGATCTCGCAGCCCGATGGTGGCGAACAGGCCTTGGAAATCACCGACACCTTGGTGCGTTCCGGTGCAGTCGACGTTTTGGTGGTGGACTCGGTTGCCGCGCTGGTGCCGCGCGCCGAACTCGAAGGCGAAATGGGCGACACCCACGTCGGCCTGCAGGCGCGCCTGATGAGCCAGGCGTTGCGCAAGCTGACCGGCTCGGTCGCGCGCTCCAACACCTTGGTGATCTTCATCAACCAAATTCGCATGAAAATCGGCGTGATGTTCGGCAATCCCGAAACCACCACCGGCGGCAACGCGCTGAAGTTCTACAGCTCCGTGCGTCTGGAAATCCGCCGTATCGGCGCGATCAAGGACCGTGAGGAAGTGGTCGGCAACCAGACCCGCGTCAAGGTGGTCAAGAACAAGATGGCCCCGCCGTTCAAAATGGTCGAATTCGACATCATGTATGGCGAAGGCGTGTCGAAAATGGGCGAACTGCTCGATTTGGGTCTCAAGGCCGGATTGGTCGAGAAATCCGGCTCGTGGTTCTCGTGCAATTCGACCCGCATCGGTCAAGGACGTGAAAACGCCAAGCAGTTCCTGCGCGACAACCCGGAAATGGCCGAAGATCTGGAACGCCAGATCCGCGCCAATGCGGGGCTGATTTCCGAGGAAATGCTCACCGGCGGACCGGACTCCATGGCTGATGACAGCGCGGTCGATGACGCGCCGATCGAGGACTGA
- the alaS gene encoding alanine--tRNA ligase, with translation MQTANDIRKAFLDFFAKNGHEVVSSSPLVPHNDPTLMFTNAGMVQFKNVFTGMETRDYTRATTSQKCVRAGGKHNDLENVGHTARHHTFFEMLGNFSFGDYFKDDAIDLAWKLITKDYGIDPSRLLVTVYHTDDEAFDIWKKVAGLPDERIIRIPTSDNFWSMGDTGPCGPCSEIFYDHGDHIAGGPPGSPDEDGDRFVEIWNLVFMQYEQQANGERIELPKPSIDTGMGLERIAAVMQGTHDNYDTDLMRALILASADATGTDPDGDHRVSHRVIADHLRATAFLIADGVLPSNEGRGYVLRRIMRRAMRHAHMMGASEPLIYKLFPALQAKMAGAFPELNRAEALITETLKLEETRFKKTLERGLKLLDEATDGMQTGGELDGETAFKLYDTYGFPLDLTQDALRSKGIQVDEAGFNSAMEQQKAAARASWSGSGEAATEELWFDIKDDVGATDFLGYKTETAQGQVTAIVMSGERVDEACVGDEVLVVCNQTPFYGESGGQMGDIGEMCGDGVGVEVTDTQKKLGDITVHVCKVVEGALKVGDEVALNVNHGHRAATRANHSATHLLHAALRLELGDHVTQKGSMVSAERLRFDISQPVAVSAEQISDVELMVNGQVRANTAVTTRLMAPEEAVEAGAMALFGEKYGDEVRVVSMGTETENGGKDFSIELCGGTHVNRTGDIGLLKIVSESAVAAGVRRIEALTGAAAVAYMEAQEATLQAAAAVLKSSPADVPTRVQNLVEERKKMEREIADLRKKLASGGGAGGGLETKDIGGVTFAPKLLEDVSGKELKGLADDLKAQIKSGVVALVAVADGKASLVVGVTDDLIDKISAVDLVRAGSAVVGGKGGGGRADMAQAGGPDGDKAQAALDAIEAALGA, from the coding sequence ATGCAAACCGCCAACGATATCCGCAAGGCTTTCCTCGATTTCTTTGCCAAAAACGGCCACGAAGTGGTTTCGTCGAGCCCGCTCGTGCCGCACAACGATCCGACCTTGATGTTCACCAACGCCGGCATGGTGCAGTTCAAGAACGTCTTCACCGGCATGGAAACGCGCGACTACACTCGCGCCACCACGTCGCAAAAATGCGTGCGCGCCGGCGGTAAGCACAACGACTTGGAAAACGTCGGCCACACCGCGCGTCATCACACGTTCTTCGAAATGCTCGGCAACTTTTCGTTCGGCGATTATTTCAAGGACGACGCCATCGATCTGGCGTGGAAACTGATCACCAAGGATTACGGCATCGACCCCAGCCGCTTGCTGGTCACCGTCTACCACACCGACGACGAGGCCTTCGATATCTGGAAGAAAGTCGCGGGACTGCCCGATGAGCGCATCATCCGCATTCCCACCTCGGACAACTTCTGGTCCATGGGCGATACCGGCCCGTGCGGCCCGTGTTCGGAAATCTTTTACGATCATGGCGATCACATTGCCGGTGGCCCTCCGGGCTCGCCCGACGAGGATGGCGATCGCTTTGTCGAAATCTGGAACCTGGTGTTCATGCAGTACGAACAACAGGCAAACGGCGAGCGGATCGAGCTGCCCAAACCGTCGATCGACACCGGTATGGGCCTGGAACGCATCGCCGCGGTGATGCAGGGCACCCACGACAACTACGATACCGATTTGATGCGCGCGCTGATCTTGGCTTCGGCCGACGCCACCGGTACGGACCCGGACGGCGACCACAGGGTTTCGCATCGGGTGATCGCGGACCATCTACGCGCCACCGCGTTTTTGATCGCCGACGGCGTGCTGCCGAGCAACGAAGGTCGTGGTTACGTTTTGCGCCGCATCATGCGCCGCGCCATGCGCCATGCCCACATGATGGGCGCGTCGGAACCGCTGATCTATAAACTGTTCCCGGCACTGCAGGCGAAAATGGCCGGCGCGTTCCCGGAATTGAACCGCGCCGAAGCGCTGATCACCGAAACGCTCAAGCTGGAAGAAACCCGCTTCAAGAAGACCCTGGAACGCGGTCTCAAGCTGCTCGACGAAGCCACCGACGGCATGCAAACGGGGGGCGAGCTGGATGGCGAAACCGCGTTTAAGCTTTACGACACGTACGGTTTCCCCCTGGACCTGACCCAAGACGCGTTGCGCTCCAAGGGCATTCAGGTCGACGAAGCCGGCTTCAACAGCGCCATGGAGCAGCAAAAGGCCGCCGCCCGCGCCAGCTGGTCTGGGTCCGGTGAAGCGGCCACGGAAGAGTTGTGGTTCGACATCAAAGACGATGTCGGCGCGACCGATTTCCTCGGCTACAAAACCGAAACCGCGCAGGGGCAAGTCACCGCCATCGTCATGAGCGGCGAACGCGTCGATGAGGCGTGCGTCGGCGACGAAGTCTTGGTGGTGTGCAACCAAACGCCGTTTTACGGTGAATCCGGCGGCCAGATGGGCGACATCGGGGAGATGTGTGGCGATGGTGTCGGTGTCGAAGTGACGGACACGCAAAAGAAGCTCGGCGACATCACCGTTCATGTCTGTAAGGTCGTCGAAGGCGCGCTGAAGGTCGGTGACGAGGTGGCGCTGAACGTCAATCACGGCCACCGCGCCGCGACCCGCGCCAACCATTCCGCCACGCATCTGCTGCATGCGGCGTTGCGACTGGAACTGGGCGATCACGTTACGCAGAAGGGCTCGATGGTGTCTGCGGAACGTCTGCGCTTCGACATCAGCCAGCCGGTGGCGGTGAGCGCCGAACAAATTTCCGACGTTGAGCTTATGGTCAACGGTCAAGTGCGCGCCAATACCGCGGTCACCACCCGTCTGATGGCCCCCGAAGAGGCCGTCGAAGCGGGCGCGATGGCGCTGTTCGGCGAAAAATACGGCGACGAAGTCCGGGTCGTGTCGATGGGCACCGAAACCGAAAATGGCGGCAAGGACTTCTCTATCGAACTGTGCGGCGGTACCCACGTCAACCGCACCGGCGACATCGGGTTGTTGAAAATCGTCTCCGAAAGCGCGGTCGCCGCTGGCGTGCGGCGTATCGAGGCGCTGACCGGCGCGGCTGCGGTCGCGTACATGGAAGCCCAGGAAGCAACCTTGCAGGCTGCGGCTGCGGTGTTGAAATCGTCGCCCGCCGACGTGCCGACGCGGGTTCAGAACTTGGTCGAAGAGCGCAAGAAGATGGAACGCGAAATCGCCGACCTGCGCAAGAAACTGGCATCCGGCGGTGGCGCCGGCGGCGGTCTCGAAACCAAGGACATCGGCGGCGTGACCTTCGCGCCGAAGCTGTTGGAAGACGTGTCGGGCAAAGAACTCAAGGGCTTGGCCGACGATCTCAAGGCGCAGATCAAATCCGGCGTGGTGGCTTTGGTTGCGGTGGCGGACGGCAAGGCATCCTTGGTGGTCGGCGTCACCGACGACTTGATCGATAAGATCAGCGCGGTCGATCTGGTGCGCGCCGGTTCCGCCGTGGTCGGTGGCAAGGGCGGTGGCGGGCGTGCCGACATGGCCCAAGCGGGCGGCCCCGACGGCGACAAGGCTCAAGCCGCGTTGGACGCCATCGAAGCCGCGCTCGGCGCCTAA
- a CDS encoding helix-turn-helix transcriptional regulator encodes MPNTDHPYPLPGVLLDWEDVPRPIVIRPHDMVRGEEVPLHRHRRGQLVYAHKGLALVTTAHGAWVMPPNRAVWVPGNLDHGVKAITDTAMASLFVTPGTVANLPRTCAVVEVPKLLRELILHANGFADRYDDNGPEGRVIAVIIDMLESLKEVPLHLPMPRDARLKRIAEAIVEAPADTRNQSEWAKHYGVSVRTLARQFPEQTGMSFGQWRQQARLMAALGRLADGEPVVSVALDLGYASQSAFIAMFKKALGVTPGQYFRK; translated from the coding sequence ATGCCAAACACAGATCACCCTTATCCGCTTCCCGGGGTCCTGCTCGATTGGGAGGACGTTCCCCGCCCCATCGTCATTCGCCCCCATGACATGGTGCGTGGTGAAGAGGTTCCTCTGCACCGACACCGGCGCGGGCAGTTGGTGTACGCCCACAAAGGGCTGGCGTTGGTGACCACGGCCCATGGCGCGTGGGTGATGCCGCCCAACCGCGCGGTGTGGGTGCCGGGCAATTTGGACCATGGCGTCAAAGCCATCACCGACACCGCAATGGCGAGCCTGTTCGTCACCCCCGGTACGGTGGCGAATCTGCCCAGGACCTGCGCGGTGGTCGAGGTGCCCAAGCTGTTGCGTGAATTGATCCTGCACGCCAACGGGTTCGCGGATCGCTACGACGACAACGGCCCCGAGGGGCGCGTGATCGCCGTCATCATCGATATGCTGGAGAGCCTGAAAGAGGTGCCGTTGCACCTGCCGATGCCCCGCGATGCGCGTCTCAAACGCATTGCCGAGGCCATCGTCGAGGCCCCCGCCGACACCCGCAACCAAAGCGAATGGGCAAAACATTACGGCGTCAGCGTACGCACCTTGGCGCGACAGTTTCCCGAACAGACCGGCATGAGTTTCGGCCAATGGCGCCAGCAGGCGCGCCTGATGGCCGCGCTGGGACGTCTGGCAGACGGCGAACCGGTGGTATCCGTCGCACTGGATCTGGGCTACGCCAGCCAGAGCGCCTTCATCGCCATGTTCAAGAAAGCCCTCGGCGTGACGCCGGGACAGTACTTCCGCAAATGA
- a CDS encoding MFS transporter translates to MSERTTPFSQRPELLLILLSIAMPLSFSTWMALLNNFAIERAAFTGVEIGILQSLREVPGFLSFGVVFLLLVMREQALALIALTLLGVGTAATGFFPSEIGLYITTVVMSIGFHYFETLRQSLALQWLDVKRAPVALGRMVSAGSFAGLLVFALIWLSQDVLHIDMVWVYAVGGGATVAMTLWCHLAFPRFQGKAEQHKHLVVRRRYWLFYALTFLWGARRQIFVVFAGFLMVEKFGFDAGAMSLMFLATSAMAIWFSPKVGRLIARLGERRVLIIEYTGLIGVFLAYAVVDTAWVAVGLYLLDHLFFAMSFASKTYFQKIADPQDIASTSGVSFTINHIAAVVIPVVFGQIWVGDHAWVFYAGAGMAAGSLALAFLIPRNPSWGCETVFSTPTAKAVEEPTEAPAGE, encoded by the coding sequence ATGAGTGAACGCACAACGCCTTTTTCCCAGCGTCCCGAACTGTTGTTGATCTTGTTGTCCATCGCCATGCCGCTGAGCTTCAGCACCTGGATGGCGTTGCTCAACAACTTCGCCATCGAACGCGCCGCATTCACGGGGGTAGAGATCGGCATTTTGCAGAGCCTGCGGGAAGTGCCGGGTTTCCTGTCGTTCGGGGTGGTGTTCTTGCTTTTGGTGATGCGCGAACAAGCACTGGCGCTGATCGCGCTGACGCTGCTCGGTGTCGGTACTGCGGCGACGGGCTTTTTCCCGTCTGAAATAGGCCTCTATATCACCACCGTGGTGATGTCGATCGGGTTCCATTATTTCGAAACCCTGCGTCAATCCTTGGCTTTGCAGTGGTTGGATGTGAAGCGCGCCCCGGTGGCGCTGGGGCGCATGGTGTCGGCGGGCTCGTTCGCCGGTCTGTTGGTGTTCGCCCTGATCTGGCTGAGTCAGGATGTGTTGCATATCGACATGGTGTGGGTCTATGCCGTGGGCGGCGGGGCGACCGTGGCGATGACGCTGTGGTGCCACTTGGCCTTTCCACGCTTTCAGGGCAAGGCCGAACAGCACAAGCACTTGGTGGTGCGCCGGCGCTATTGGCTGTTTTACGCTTTGACGTTTTTGTGGGGCGCACGGCGTCAGATTTTCGTGGTGTTCGCGGGCTTTTTGATGGTCGAGAAATTCGGCTTCGACGCCGGGGCGATGAGCTTGATGTTTCTCGCCACCAGCGCCATGGCGATCTGGTTTTCGCCCAAGGTCGGGCGTTTGATCGCGCGCCTTGGCGAACGGCGCGTACTGATCATCGAATACACAGGCCTGATCGGCGTGTTTCTGGCTTATGCGGTGGTTGACACCGCATGGGTGGCGGTGGGGCTCTATCTGCTCGACCACCTGTTTTTCGCCATGTCGTTTGCGTCGAAAACGTATTTTCAGAAAATCGCCGATCCCCAAGACATCGCGTCGACATCGGGGGTCAGCTTTACCATCAACCACATCGCGGCGGTGGTGATCCCGGTGGTGTTCGGACAAATCTGGGTCGGAGACCACGCCTGGGTATTTTATGCGGGGGCGGGCATGGCGGCAGGGTCGTTGGCGCTGGCGTTCTTGATCCCGCGCAATCCGTCGTGGGGCTGTGAAACGGTGTTTTCCACCCCCACTGCGAAGGCCGTTGAAGAGCCGACGGAAGCTCCCGCCGGAGAGTAG
- a CDS encoding amino acid ABC transporter substrate-binding protein → MRARSPFYTARRTALALFLFSTFNAFAAVGQEQPHSTLDMVRDRGQLNCSTAGHLNTPREYSQPGTIAGFDRDFCRAIAAAVLHDTTKINFVQLVPQNRFQALQEGAVDVLIRSTTWTLSRDGSLGIHFAGVNFYDGQGFVARKSLGVKSLLELKAKGKNAAACVENNTTSKDNIAEYIRDHDLPIALMSFGAFEELRYAFFTERCDLFSSDQSFLVEFRTKETPVADDYMILEDVISKEPLGAAVRDDDPQWFNIVRWIVFATIQAEELGITSSNIDQMRDSGTIAQRRFLGAEAGVGKALGLDDGWAYRVVKHVGNYSEIFERNLGKDSDFQLERGLNALWTDGGLMYAPPFH, encoded by the coding sequence ATGCGCGCACGCTCACCTTTTTACACGGCCCGCCGAACGGCGTTGGCGTTATTTCTGTTCAGCACCTTCAACGCTTTTGCCGCAGTGGGCCAAGAGCAGCCGCATAGCACGCTCGACATGGTGAGAGACCGCGGCCAGCTCAATTGCAGCACCGCCGGACACCTCAACACCCCGCGCGAATACTCTCAACCCGGCACCATCGCCGGTTTCGACCGAGATTTCTGCCGTGCCATCGCCGCCGCGGTGTTGCACGACACGACAAAGATCAATTTTGTTCAGTTGGTGCCGCAAAACCGTTTTCAAGCCTTGCAGGAAGGCGCCGTCGATGTACTGATCCGCTCCACCACCTGGACCCTGTCGCGCGACGGCTCTCTCGGCATCCACTTTGCCGGCGTCAATTTTTATGATGGTCAGGGCTTCGTGGCGCGCAAATCTCTCGGCGTGAAAAGCCTGCTCGAGCTGAAAGCAAAGGGCAAGAACGCGGCCGCCTGTGTCGAAAACAACACCACCAGTAAAGACAACATCGCCGAATACATCCGCGACCACGACCTGCCCATCGCCTTGATGTCGTTCGGCGCCTTTGAAGAACTGCGCTACGCCTTCTTCACCGAACGTTGCGACCTGTTCAGTTCGGACCAGTCGTTTCTGGTCGAGTTTCGCACCAAGGAAACGCCCGTGGCCGATGATTACATGATTCTCGAAGACGTCATCTCGAAAGAGCCCCTCGGCGCGGCGGTGCGTGATGACGATCCACAATGGTTCAACATCGTGCGTTGGATCGTATTCGCCACCATCCAGGCCGAGGAACTGGGCATCACGTCCAGCAACATCGATCAAATGCGCGACAGCGGCACAATCGCGCAACGCCGCTTCCTCGGCGCAGAAGCGGGTGTTGGCAAAGCGCTCGGCCTTGACGACGGGTGGGCCTACCGGGTGGTCAAGCACGTCGGCAATTACAGTGAAATTTTCGAGCGCAACCTCGGCAAGGACAGCGACTTCCAACTGGAACGTGGTCTCAATGCACTGTGGACCGACGGTGGTTTGATGTACGCACCGCCCTTTCACTAA
- a CDS encoding ATP-binding protein, which produces MSKVFSSIRQRVLYAFFLLAFVGVVSSIWNIYLMGQYEQRLTRLSGESIPVLVAAYEVARQGEAISKGAAGVVLTRDKWTREAFVNRINDQFNWLDTQLATLAEKGIEQERLDHVQQNKRALLDSFKDLALAVERRHDADVAGLGAETPELAAEVDRLLLLHKYHADRLTYSVAGLANARTGEIERSVSGILNQIQVESWFLNVYALGATIFAILIAVYLDNRVGSRVVAIQRAMRAVADGSTKEVIPRGGEDEISDMADALGTFVDKLGEREERLQVLVDERTSELETAKNNLETNERRLRNLFEVASDWFWETDADYAITYMSPQFFETVGNPPDVLHHSLFERMTADDVRVDAEILSDHLQTLRDRKAFSRFEFAVRTVDGHTKHLQSSGIPVFDENGRFAGYQGALTDITEYKQAEIEMRHAQKMQALGNLAGGVAHSFNNIFQPILILSELTLSDAPEGSPIRERLQIAIDACRRGKALGDRILLYSRQDEPERCALDIHGVVSDTLALFRSSAPTSIRLTENLDSGVGKIVGDAAQLEALLLNLATNSMDAIGDKAGEITVNLSREDRANVEYDMGGDVVHDVYAKISVSDNGCGMEPEIVERIFDPFFTTKGLGKGTGLGLSMASGIVTMHGGGIKVTSVKDQGTRFDIYLPISDEVVVNVCDQPKMGCEGA; this is translated from the coding sequence ATGAGTAAGGTTTTTTCCAGTATTCGGCAGCGGGTTCTGTACGCCTTCTTTTTGCTCGCGTTCGTCGGGGTGGTATCCAGTATTTGGAACATCTACCTGATGGGGCAATACGAGCAGCGCCTTACGCGTCTGTCCGGCGAAAGCATTCCGGTGTTGGTCGCGGCCTATGAGGTGGCGCGCCAAGGAGAGGCGATTTCCAAGGGCGCGGCCGGCGTGGTGCTGACACGCGACAAATGGACCCGCGAAGCCTTTGTCAATCGTATCAATGACCAATTCAACTGGCTCGACACTCAATTAGCCACTTTGGCCGAAAAGGGTATCGAGCAAGAGCGTCTCGATCACGTCCAGCAAAACAAACGGGCCTTGCTGGACAGTTTCAAGGACCTCGCACTGGCGGTGGAGCGTCGTCACGATGCTGACGTCGCCGGGCTCGGCGCGGAAACACCGGAATTGGCGGCGGAAGTCGACCGCTTGCTGCTTTTGCACAAATATCACGCCGACCGTTTGACCTATTCCGTCGCCGGGTTGGCCAATGCGCGCACGGGCGAAATCGAACGTTCTGTTTCGGGCATTCTCAACCAAATCCAGGTGGAAAGCTGGTTCCTCAACGTCTATGCGCTTGGCGCCACCATCTTTGCGATCTTGATCGCGGTTTATTTGGACAACCGCGTCGGCAGTCGCGTGGTTGCCATCCAGCGTGCCATGCGTGCGGTCGCCGATGGCAGCACCAAGGAAGTCATTCCGCGCGGTGGCGAGGATGAAATTTCCGACATGGCGGATGCGCTCGGCACCTTCGTCGATAAATTGGGCGAGCGTGAAGAGCGGCTCCAGGTTTTGGTCGATGAACGTACAAGTGAGCTGGAAACGGCCAAAAACAATCTAGAAACCAACGAGCGACGGCTGCGTAATCTGTTCGAAGTGGCGTCCGACTGGTTTTGGGAAACCGATGCGGATTACGCCATTACATACATGTCGCCGCAGTTTTTCGAGACCGTGGGCAACCCACCTGATGTTCTTCACCACAGTCTGTTCGAACGCATGACCGCAGACGACGTCCGCGTCGATGCCGAAATCTTGTCGGATCACCTGCAAACCCTGCGTGATCGCAAGGCGTTCAGCCGCTTCGAATTCGCCGTGCGCACCGTGGACGGACACACCAAGCATCTGCAATCGTCGGGTATTCCGGTATTCGATGAAAATGGCCGCTTCGCTGGCTATCAGGGTGCGCTCACCGACATCACTGAATACAAGCAGGCCGAAATTGAAATGCGTCATGCGCAGAAAATGCAGGCGCTTGGCAACCTGGCTGGGGGTGTGGCGCATTCGTTCAACAACATTTTCCAACCGATCTTGATCTTGAGCGAACTGACCTTGAGCGATGCGCCCGAAGGTTCGCCCATTCGCGAACGCCTGCAAATCGCCATCGATGCATGCCGCAGGGGCAAGGCGCTGGGGGATCGGATATTGCTCTATTCGCGCCAAGACGAGCCGGAGCGGTGCGCACTGGATATTCACGGCGTGGTCAGCGACACCTTGGCGCTGTTTCGCTCCAGCGCGCCGACATCAATCCGCTTGACTGAAAATCTGGATTCAGGGGTTGGCAAGATTGTCGGCGATGCGGCTCAACTCGAAGCGCTTTTGCTCAATCTTGCCACCAACTCCATGGATGCGATCGGCGACAAGGCCGGCGAGATTACAGTCAATTTATCACGGGAAGACCGAGCGAACGTCGAATACGATATGGGTGGGGACGTGGTCCACGACGTGTACGCAAAAATCAGCGTGAGTGACAATGGCTGCGGAATGGAACCGGAAATCGTCGAGCGGATTTTCGATCCCTTTTTTACGACCAAGGGGCTTGGCAAGGGGACGGGGCTGGGCTTGTCCATGGCCAGCGGCATCGTGACCATGCATGGTGGGGGTATCAAAGTGACCAGCGTGAAAGATCAAGGCACCAGATTCGATATTTATCTGCCTATCTCCGACGAGGTTGTGGTAAATGTCTGCGATCAACCTAAAATGGGCTGTGAGGGCGCGTGA